The genomic region TTTAATCGTCTATTAGTCAATTACTCTTCTCTTCAATGCTTCATTATTGATTTACGTTATTCTAATATAAACAATCTTGCTTTGCAACAAAAAAAAGCGAAAACTCCTCAACTTTTAAATTGAGGAGTTTCACCTCTATCGTGTTACCTGTGGCAACGTCACAAGCTCTGTCAGCTCATTGATAATAATATCCGCTTTACTCTGATCCATAAAGAACCCTTGTTTCAAAGCAACCGTATAAATGCCCGCAGCTTTAGCCGAAGCAATCCCTAATGTTGAATCTTCCACAGCTAGGCAATCATCACAGGCTAAGGCGTCGCGACTGATCAAATAGATTTCCGGATTAGGTTTGCTTTCCTTTAACTCTTCCCCACTAATAGTATATGAAAAATAGCGTTCCAATTTGCAGTCGGATAACATTTGATCAATTTCTTTGCGTGGGGATGACGAGGCCAATCCAATTGCGATATTTTCTACTCTCAATTGTTCTAATACTGATGGCACGCTTTCTCGAATAGCCTTTGAAAAATCAATTCCGTGTCGCTGCTTGTAATGAAGGTACTCTCGA from Enterococcus faecium harbors:
- a CDS encoding HAD family hydrolase; the protein is MRKAVIFDMDGVLIDSEPFYFKRRMDFFKFKGIQPGSDKFEDYVGNSEKQTWEMLIPEDEITRDRLHREYLHYKQRHGIDFSKAIRESVPSVLEQLRVENIAIGLASSSPRKEIDQMLSDCKLERYFSYTISGEELKESKPNPEIYLISRDALACDDCLAVEDSTLGIASAKAAGIYTVALKQGFFMDQSKADIIINELTELVTLPQVTR